A window of the Gossypium hirsutum isolate 1008001.06 chromosome A05, Gossypium_hirsutum_v2.1, whole genome shotgun sequence genome harbors these coding sequences:
- the LOC107959218 gene encoding uncharacterized protein yields MSIVAESWHDEVDGHPMMKLFLKLKRLKRSLKALNSEAFGDISDRVRKKRAELEELQIASLRCDYNLDCERQIERVQAEVKGLQDAKERFHRQKARVQWLQEGDHSTKFFHNAVAVTKNKHTIRAMVDDKGAKLDTPEQIEVEIIQFYQNLLGCDDAKVLGCTDLLLSDLFIGSTK; encoded by the coding sequence ATGAGTATTGTTGCTGAGTCTTGGCATGATGAGGTTGATGGTCATCCTATGATGAAATTATTTCTTAAGTTGAAGAGGTTAAAAAGGAGTTTAAAGGCTTTGAATTCTGAGGCTTTTGGAGATATTTCTGATCGGGTGCGAAAAAAGAGGGCTGAGCTTGAAGAGTTACAGATTGCTAGCTTAAGGTGTGATTATAACCTCGACTGTGAGAGGCAAATTGAAAGAGTGCAAGCTGAGGTGAAAGGGTTGCAGGATGCTAAAGAGAGATTTCATCGGCAAAAGGCAAGAGTCCAGTGGCTGCAGGAAGGGGACCACAGCACTAAGTTCTTCCATAATGCTGTTGCTGTTACAAAGAATAAGCATACTATTCGTGCTATGGTTGATGATAAGGGTGCCAAGTTGGACACGCCGGAACAAATTGAGGTTGAGATTATTCAGTTTTATCAAAATCTGCTTGGTTGTGATGATGCTAAGGTTTTGGGTTGTACCGATCTGCTTCTTAGTGATTTGTTCATAGGAAGCACAAAATGA